The genomic stretch GCGTGGGCCGAGCTCGCCGACCGGGAGCCCAGCCGCTACGAGACCGCGTACCACCGGTGGACGGCGATCACCCGCACGCTCCTCCCCGTGTTCACCCCGCCCGAGCGGGTCGGCCGGGTGGTCGCCGACGTGATCGCCTCGCCCAACCCGCCGGCCCGCCGCTACGTCGGCTTCGGCGCGCCGATCGTCCCCCTCGCCTACCACCTCACCCCGCCGGGGGCGAGGGACGCGCTGCTGCGCCTGCTGTTCGGCCTGTAGCGGCTAGTGGCGGTGCTCGTGGTCGTGGGCGATCTCGCCCGGCGGCACCCTGGCGCCCGCCTGCTGCTCCAGCCACCTCGTCAGGCCGGCCGCGTTCGAGTGCACGCCGTTCAGGGTGTCGAGCTTCTCCCGCATGGACGGGTCGAGGCCCTCGAGCGACGGCGAGAACTCGGCGTCGAGGGCGGCGGCCACGTCCCGGCCGTCCCGCCAGGCGGCCTCGGCCACCTCGGCCCACCGGCGCAGGGTCTCCTCCGCCTCGGCCAGCAGCGCGTCCGGCTCGGTGAGCAGCCCGTAGTGGGCGAGGGCGAGGCCGGCCGGGCGGCGGTCCCGGAACCGGCCGAGGCTGTGCAGGGCCTGGTCGAGGTCGAAGTCGGGCGGCGGGGTGGCCGGGCGGAGGACGCCGGCGTCGGGCAGGCGGACGCCGACGGCGTCGCCCGCGAACAGGATCCCGCTCGACGAGTCGTGCAGGGCGAGGTGGTGCTTGGCGTGCCCGGGCGAGTCGACGGTGGTGAGCCGGCGGCCGCCGCCGAGGTCGACGTCCTCGCCGTCGGCCAGCACGTGGATGCGCTCGGCCGGGGTCGGGTCGAGCCGGCCGTAGAGGTTGTCGAGCAGGTCGCCGTAGACCCGGGCCGCCGAGCTCACGAGGCGGCGGGGGTCGGCCAGGTGGCGGGCGCCCAGCTCGTGGACGTAGACGGTGGCGTTGGGGAACGCCCTGGCCACGTCGCCGACGCCGCCGGCGTGGTCGAGGTGGATGTGGGTGACGACCACGCCGGCCAGGTCGCCCGGCCCGACGTTCAGGTCCTCCAGGGCGGCCAGCACGGCCGGCACCGACGTCTGGCTCCCGGTCTCCACCAGCACGGGGGCGTCGCCCTCCACGAGGTAGCCGGCCGTCACCCGCTCCCAGCCGCCGAGCAGGGTGTCGATCTCGATCACGCCGGGGGCGAGCACCGTGTGCATCGGGTCATCATGCCGCCGCTACGGTCGGGCCGTGGCCGGCGAGGAGCGCACCTGGAGCGTGTCGGAGCTGAGCGACGGGATCGCCGTCGCCCTCCGCAAGTCGTTCCC from Acidimicrobiales bacterium encodes the following:
- a CDS encoding MBL fold metallo-hydrolase, which encodes MHTVLAPGVIEIDTLLGGWERVTAGYLVEGDAPVLVETGSQTSVPAVLAALEDLNVGPGDLAGVVVTHIHLDHAGGVGDVARAFPNATVYVHELGARHLADPRRLVSSAARVYGDLLDNLYGRLDPTPAERIHVLADGEDVDLGGGRRLTTVDSPGHAKHHLALHDSSSGILFAGDAVGVRLPDAGVLRPATPPPDFDLDQALHSLGRFRDRRPAGLALAHYGLLTEPDALLAEAEETLRRWAEVAEAAWRDGRDVAAALDAEFSPSLEGLDPSMREKLDTLNGVHSNAAGLTRWLEQQAGARVPPGEIAHDHEHRH